AAAAATCGATCTTGGAACGGAACATTTCCGCCATCTTATCCGCCCGCCAAAGGGCCTCGTCCGCTTTTTCCCCCTCATACAGCTCCCCGACGGTCTCCTTCCAAAGACCCAGCCAGGCGTCAAAATGGGGCTTTTCCAGACCCATCTTCAGGTGGGGTGGAAAAGGACTGCCGAAATACGTATGCTCTTCGAGCAGGACGGTTTGCCAGAAACGGTACATTTTTTCCAGGTGGTGCGGCCAGTTGTCTTGCACCACGGCCTCGAAAACGGGCCCGATCAACGGGTGCCGGCGAACCTTACCGTAAAAGGCGTCGACCAGCAGTTGAATATCGGGGAGGGTTTGAATGTCGTGCATCACCCCGCAAAGGTACGACGAACCGTTTACGGATGGGATTGTTCCACCAATTTCCGGATCCGCCCCTCGATCTCGTCGGTGGATGGAAACGGCGCATCCTTGTCTACAAACCGCCCGCTGCGGTCGAGCAGGGCGTAGCGGGGTACCCCATTAATGTGCAGAACGGCGTTGAGCGAAGAATGATGCCCGTCCAGGAGCAAAAAGCTGTCGGGATTTGGCTGGCCGTCGCCCAGCGCGCCCTTCCAGTCTTCCGGATCGGAGTCGATGCTGATGCTGAGAAAGACCACAGGGTCCTTGGCAAACTTGGCCCGGAGGGCTTCGTAAAAGGGGGTCTCGTGGCGGCAGGGGCCGCACCAACTGGCCCAGATGTCCAGGTAGACGACTTTGCCCGCGTAGCGGTGGAGGAGGTCGTCCCAGGAGATTTGGGTGCCGTCGGGGGATTGGAGGGTCGTGCCGGAAGCCGGGGGCACCACCGCGCTCCGCACTCCTGCGCCCGGAGCCGCGGCTCCGAGGGTTGCCGCAATGAGAAGAATGAAAACTATTTTCATGGGTCTCGGTTATTTGATATGTATCGTATGCGCCAGCGCCCTAAACGCCTGCACATTCTTATCAAACTCATCATTGGCCACGCCCTCCACCACAATGGTATGTTCCGCAGTGGCGGCCAGGAACTGGTACAGCAAACCGGCCTGCCCGCCGAGCCGGCAATGGATCTCGACCTCGTACGCCTCATAGCCGTTGACAGAGTCCAGCGAAATATTGGACAGGATAGGTTCTTCGAGACCCGCTTGCATATCCTTGATGATGAGGTTTTCCGACAGGTCCTGGAGGGAACTGCCGTTCTTCCGGGGATAGGGGGTCACGGTGACAAAGGGCGAACCCTGGGCGGGCAGTTTGCCGTCCAGGCTATAGATAAACAGGGGTTTGTTGTACAGCGCGAAATGCCATGAAGCGGCCGTGGTATCGAGGCTGAAGGGGGCTGTTGAAAACGGGTCCACCACCTGGGCCTTCTGGTAGGTGATGGTGGCGTAGGCGTCGCGGATGGCCTGACCAACGGACAGGGCGGTATCCGGGTACAGACCGATCAGGGTCGTGGAAAAGGTAGAGTCCCCAAAGATCAGCGCCATGATGCGTTTGGCGGAGTCGCCCTTCATATAGCAATACTTGGCGGGAAAACCGGCGACCGTCAGCGTTTTGAACGCCAGGACGCGGGCGCCCTTGGCCGTGAAATTGGCGGCGGTAAAGCTTTGGCCGTCGGTGTAAAAATCCCCGTCAGGGAGGTCATACACCTGGATGACGGCGGAACCATCCGTCTTTAGCAAACCGGGAAAAGCATGGGTGAGTCCGAAACCGGTGGGCGGGATCAGCGAAAGATGGGTGTCCGGGATCTGGACATGCTTGTCCGCTGTATCCGGCCCCAGCCCTACCCGCACCTGTGCATAGCTCCGCGGGGTCACACAAAGTGTCCCATAAAGGATGCTGATGCCACAAAGTAAACGGGGAAACATGCACGTTGGAATTTCGATAGGGCGGATCTTTCGATGCCCCCTAAAGATAGACAAATCTGTTCAAAGAACGTAAGGAGCCCCCCTTCTATTACATTATATTATTTTACTATGAATTTATAAGACAATTGTTCATCGCGTGAATTTTCCCCTATGACCAGCCGGTAGGTACCTGGATACAATTTCCAGTCGTGGTGTTCCGCGTCCCATTTCCGCAGGGCGGATAGCGGGATGGCGAACGGTTGAATGGCGCCGGGCGTCACCCGGGCAAATTGCTTCAATTCCCTTACCGGCATCAGCTTGCCGGGTACGCTTGGATATTCTATGTACACCTGGGGTACGGCGACGGCGGGAATGGAGTCGCTTTTGGCGGTGACCTGTACCGCAAAAC
This sequence is a window from Dinghuibacter silviterrae. Protein-coding genes within it:
- a CDS encoding group III truncated hemoglobin, translating into MHDIQTLPDIQLLVDAFYGKVRRHPLIGPVFEAVVQDNWPHHLEKMYRFWQTVLLEEHTYFGSPFPPHLKMGLEKPHFDAWLGLWKETVGELYEGEKADEALWRADKMAEMFRSKIDFFRNNTAIL
- a CDS encoding TlpA family protein disulfide reductase; this translates as MKIVFILLIAATLGAAAPGAGVRSAVVPPASGTTLQSPDGTQISWDDLLHRYAGKVVYLDIWASWCGPCRHETPFYEALRAKFAKDPVVFLSISIDSDPEDWKGALGDGQPNPDSFLLLDGHHSSLNAVLHINGVPRYALLDRSGRFVDKDAPFPSTDEIEGRIRKLVEQSHP